From Bacteroides uniformis:
TTGATTAAAAAGCATCATAGAGTCCGCTTGTAACTTCTTGTATCCATCTAATAAATGAATATGTTCCTCATAATAAGTGTTAACAAAGTTCCTTATTCCAGGATTTGTAGCATACCAAAATTCAAAAGGATTCATATCACGCTTATTATGGCTAAAATGGCGACTTCCAATTATGTGCAAGCCTCTGCGAAATCCCCCTTGAACAAGCTGCATCAATTTCTGAAAAATAAAAAAACGAGTCCTTTGCTTACGAGTAGATTGAATTTTACCCGCCATCGGATATTTTTTATTAATCCATGTCCAATAAAGCCTGTTATATATACGCAAACATTTAGGGATAGAAAAACAAATATCTATAAACTCTGGATCAATAAAAGGAGAAACAGCATATGTATAATTCGAACGAATATAATGAGTTGATAATGCACCTTGAAAACCACGAAGATAAAGAGACATCAATTCATGGCCCTCATATCCCGAAACATTTATATCTTCACATGAAACCCTATTGGAATATTTAATTCCATTCACATCTATTGTATCTTCGCGTAAGGATTTTAAATATCCTCCTCCTACAATCAAATCCCCCAATTGCCCTGTATGTTCTAAACCCAAGACTCTAAAATTCAAAAATTTCAAAAACTGATTTCCCCCGGTAATTCCCGCATAATATCCCATGCCAAAATTCTTTTTCGTAACTTCCTCCACTTCTCGCACAAACGAAGCTTCATCCAAATACTTTACATAAAATTGGTTACCCAAAAAGTGGGCAACATCTTTTGCATATTGGCAATCCAGACTAGTTGATTGTGAATAACAGATATTAACAATATTTCTATAACCCATATCATGAGCAACCCAAGTTGTCATTCGAGAATCTAAACCACCACTTAAATCCACCAAATGATATTTATATCCATACTCCGTATCTTTGTCAAAACAACGTTTAACAGCCTTTCTGAAACCTTGATCAATTAACTCTATCGCCTCGTTCATTCCCATATCTATTTTTACTTTATAGGAAAAACGATGCCATTCCTTGATATTCATTCCTTTCTCACTCACAAACAAATACTTTCCAGCTCTCACCCTCTTCACCTCTTTTAAGAATGTAGAATCATCTACCATATAACCGAAAGAAAGCAATTGGTAAGCGGCTTTATCCGAAAACGAATATACCATTCCATTCCGCTTTAACTCTTCATATACCAAGTTAAATTTATTACTAACTACAACATTACCATCCACTCCTACATAATAAAAAGGAGCACTATCACCCGTCTGATTTCCCCAAACAATAAGCACTCCAGTTTCTTTATTACGATAAAATCCATTGAATGGGCCTATAAATTCTTTAAAAAAAGTAAATTCATCTTTTTTTAATAATAAAAAAAGTAAATCCTCAAGAGTTGTAACCTTATATTTTGCGAACAGCTCCGACTTATTTAAAATCACCCCATCAGAAACAATAGTAATCTTCTCGTTATCACAATAAAACTTATCATCCTTAAATCTATCATCAAAATTTACCTTCACCCGGACAATTCCATTTTTTCCCGACAACATAAACATCCAACCTATCGTCTGCTTTTCCATCTCTATATATCTTTATAAAGTCCTTAAAGTC
This genomic window contains:
- a CDS encoding asparagine synthase-related protein gives rise to the protein MEKQTIGWMFMLSGKNGIVRVKVNFDDRFKDDKFYCDNEKITIVSDGVILNKSELFAKYKVTTLEDLLFLLLKKDEFTFFKEFIGPFNGFYRNKETGVLIVWGNQTGDSAPFYYVGVDGNVVVSNKFNLVYEELKRNGMVYSFSDKAAYQLLSFGYMVDDSTFLKEVKRVRAGKYLFVSEKGMNIKEWHRFSYKVKIDMGMNEAIELIDQGFRKAVKRCFDKDTEYGYKYHLVDLSGGLDSRMTTWVAHDMGYRNIVNICYSQSTSLDCQYAKDVAHFLGNQFYVKYLDEASFVREVEEVTKKNFGMGYYAGITGGNQFLKFLNFRVLGLEHTGQLGDLIVGGGYLKSLREDTIDVNGIKYSNRVSCEDINVSGYEGHELMSLYLRGFQGALSTHYIRSNYTYAVSPFIDPEFIDICFSIPKCLRIYNRLYWTWINKKYPMAGKIQSTRKQRTRFFIFQKLMQLVQGGFRRGLHIIGSRHFSHNKRDMNPFEFWYATNPGIRNFVNTYYEEHIHLLDGYKKLQADSMMLFNQGSVIEKLQVLTILAARKIYA